A region of Pseudomonas saponiphila DNA encodes the following proteins:
- the recC gene encoding exodeoxyribonuclease V subunit gamma: MPDASSLTPGFMVVHGNRLDELRSLVVSWMRRYPLAPLENEIALVQSNGIAQWLKLALAEDPEDDDSGGCGIAAAIDVQLPGSFMWQLYRQVLGRDEIPPKSLLDKAPLTWRLMRLLPELIDEPHFEPLQRFLTHDSDLRKRYQLAERLADLFDQYQVYRADWLEDWSAGRHQLRNVRGEAKALTPANCWQAELWRALLVDVGTEGMAQSRAGVHQRFIERINSLEQAPAGLPSRVIVFGISSLPAQALEALAGLARFSQVLLCVHNPCRHHWADIVADKDLLRHQYKRQARKAGMPLALDPQTLHQHAHPLLAAWGKQGRDYINLLDSYDDPNSYRAAFRDGRIDLFSESEPRTMLQQLQDDILELRPLEETRERWPAVDLQQDQSIRFHIAHSAQREVEILHDQLLARFSAEPDLRPRDVIVMVPDIDSYAPHIRAVFGQLERDDRRFIPFTLTDQGQRGRDPLLIAVEHLLKLPDSRFPVSEILDLLDVPALRARFGVDEADLPTLHRWIEGAGIRWGMNAEQRAELGLPQELEQNSWRFGLRRMLLGYAVGRSAACDGIEPYDEIGGLDAALIGPLVALLDALQMAYQQLIEPAVPAQWGERLQQLLELFFLAATEHDDYLLGQLEDLRETWLETCESVGLQDQLPLTVVREAWLAGLDQGRLSQRFLAGAVNFCTLMPMRAIPFKLVCLLGMNDGDYPRAQPPLDFDLMGSDYRPGDRSRREDDRYLLLEALLSARDQLYISWVGRSIRDNSERPASVLIGQLRDHLAGGWRLVDEQASLLEALTQEHPLQPFSARYFHDSDTLFSYAREWQVLHQAHEPAVPVQPLEPYIQDEPLSLAQLQDFLRHPVRHFFSQRLKVFFEAMDAPLADEEPFVLDALQRYNLSDSLLEAALSDAAHPEQALQAQAQRLQASGLLPMAGFGECLQRELMEPLPDLLQRYRQLLDLWPTPLTSALPVSLELQGVRVEGWLSSLHQRADGGLLAVTTIANGIGSIKTRKWHRLIKPWINHLLACASGYSLTTALVASDDSLLLSPLELQQARTILGNLLLAWQAGMRQPLPVAVKTAFAWLGQSDPDKAGAAARKTYDGDGQNSEGERRETPALARQFADYNALIADETFSGWAETLYRPLLDAPWRSALGEEAVQ, translated from the coding sequence ATGCCGGACGCCTCGTCCCTCACCCCCGGTTTTATGGTGGTTCACGGTAACCGCCTGGACGAGTTGCGCAGTCTGGTGGTCAGCTGGATGCGGCGTTACCCACTGGCTCCCCTGGAAAATGAAATCGCCCTGGTACAGAGCAATGGCATCGCCCAATGGCTGAAGCTGGCCCTGGCCGAAGACCCCGAGGACGATGACTCCGGCGGCTGCGGCATTGCTGCGGCGATCGATGTGCAATTGCCTGGGAGCTTCATGTGGCAGCTCTACCGCCAGGTCCTGGGTCGAGACGAAATCCCGCCAAAATCCTTACTGGATAAAGCCCCGCTGACCTGGCGTCTGATGCGCCTGCTGCCAGAGCTGATCGACGAGCCCCACTTCGAGCCCCTGCAACGTTTCCTGACCCACGACAGCGATCTGCGTAAACGCTACCAACTGGCCGAGCGCCTGGCGGACCTGTTCGACCAATATCAGGTCTATCGAGCCGACTGGCTGGAAGACTGGTCAGCAGGCCGCCATCAATTGCGCAACGTTCGCGGCGAAGCCAAGGCCCTGACTCCAGCCAACTGCTGGCAAGCCGAACTGTGGCGAGCCCTGCTGGTGGATGTCGGCACCGAGGGCATGGCCCAGAGTCGAGCCGGAGTCCACCAACGCTTTATCGAGCGGATCAACAGCCTGGAGCAGGCCCCCGCGGGCTTGCCATCCCGGGTGATCGTTTTCGGCATTTCCTCGTTGCCGGCCCAAGCCCTCGAAGCCTTGGCCGGACTGGCGCGTTTCAGCCAGGTCCTGCTCTGTGTGCACAACCCCTGCCGTCACCATTGGGCGGATATCGTCGCCGACAAGGATCTGCTGCGCCATCAATACAAACGTCAGGCGCGCAAAGCCGGCATGCCCCTGGCCCTGGATCCGCAAACCCTGCACCAGCACGCCCATCCGCTGCTGGCTGCCTGGGGCAAACAGGGCCGGGACTACATCAACCTCCTGGACAGCTACGACGATCCCAACAGCTATCGCGCAGCGTTTCGCGACGGTCGCATCGACCTGTTCAGCGAGAGCGAGCCGCGCACCATGCTCCAGCAGTTGCAGGACGACATCCTCGAACTGCGCCCCCTCGAGGAAACCCGCGAACGCTGGCCCGCCGTCGATTTGCAGCAGGATCAGTCGATCCGTTTTCACATTGCCCACAGCGCGCAACGGGAAGTGGAAATCCTCCACGACCAGCTATTGGCGCGCTTCAGTGCCGAACCCGACCTGCGCCCCCGGGACGTAATCGTCATGGTGCCGGACATCGACAGCTACGCCCCGCACATCCGCGCGGTGTTCGGCCAGTTGGAACGAGATGACCGCCGCTTCATCCCCTTCACCCTCACCGACCAGGGCCAGCGTGGCCGCGACCCGCTGCTGATTGCCGTCGAGCACCTGCTGAAACTGCCGGACAGCCGCTTTCCGGTCAGCGAGATCCTCGACCTGCTTGATGTGCCTGCGTTGCGCGCCCGTTTTGGTGTCGACGAAGCCGACCTGCCGACCTTGCATCGCTGGATCGAGGGGGCCGGTATTCGCTGGGGCATGAACGCCGAGCAACGGGCGGAACTGGGGCTACCCCAGGAGCTTGAGCAAAACAGCTGGCGCTTCGGTCTGCGGCGCATGCTCCTGGGGTACGCCGTCGGTCGCTCCGCAGCCTGCGACGGCATCGAGCCCTATGACGAGATTGGCGGCCTGGATGCGGCGCTGATCGGTCCCTTGGTGGCTCTGCTGGATGCCTTGCAGATGGCCTACCAGCAGCTCATCGAACCGGCGGTACCCGCGCAATGGGGCGAGCGCCTGCAGCAGTTGCTGGAGCTGTTCTTCCTGGCCGCAACCGAGCACGACGACTACCTATTGGGCCAGCTTGAGGACCTGCGGGAAACCTGGCTGGAAACCTGCGAATCCGTCGGCCTGCAAGATCAGTTGCCCCTGACCGTAGTGCGCGAAGCCTGGCTGGCCGGCCTGGATCAGGGTCGCCTGTCCCAGCGCTTTCTCGCCGGCGCGGTGAACTTCTGCACCCTGATGCCGATGCGTGCCATCCCCTTCAAGCTGGTGTGCCTTTTGGGCATGAACGACGGCGATTACCCGCGTGCCCAGCCGCCACTGGACTTCGACCTGATGGGCAGCGACTACCGCCCCGGCGACCGTTCACGGCGTGAGGATGACCGCTACCTGCTGCTCGAAGCCCTGCTCTCGGCCCGGGACCAGCTGTACATCAGTTGGGTCGGCCGCAGTATTCGCGACAACAGCGAACGTCCCGCCTCGGTGCTGATCGGCCAACTGCGCGATCACCTGGCCGGCGGCTGGCGGCTGGTGGACGAACAGGCATCGCTGCTCGAAGCCCTCACCCAGGAGCACCCGCTGCAGCCCTTCAGTGCCCGCTACTTCCACGACAGCGACACACTGTTCAGCTATGCCCGGGAATGGCAGGTCCTGCACCAGGCACACGAGCCCGCCGTGCCCGTCCAGCCCCTTGAGCCCTATATCCAGGATGAACCCCTGAGCCTGGCGCAGTTGCAGGATTTTCTGCGGCACCCGGTACGGCACTTTTTCAGCCAGCGGCTCAAGGTGTTCTTCGAGGCCATGGATGCGCCCCTGGCGGACGAGGAGCCCTTCGTCCTCGACGCCCTGCAACGCTACAACCTCAGTGACAGTCTGCTGGAAGCGGCACTGAGCGATGCCGCCCATCCGGAGCAGGCCCTGCAGGCCCAGGCACAGCGGCTGCAAGCCAGTGGCCTGCTGCCCATGGCCGGTTTTGGCGAGTGCCTGCAACGCGAGCTGATGGAGCCGTTGCCGGACCTGTTGCAGCGCTACCGGCAACTGCTGGACCTGTGGCCGACACCGCTGACCAGCGCCTTGCCGGTCAGCCTGGAGCTCCAGGGCGTGCGTGTGGAGGGCTGGTTGAGCAGCCTGCATCAGCGGGCAGATGGCGGGCTGTTGGCGGTGACCACCATTGCCAACGGTATCGGCTCGATCAAGACCCGCAAATGGCACCGGCTGATCAAACCCTGGATCAATCACCTGCTGGCCTGCGCCAGCGGCTACTCCCTGACCACTGCGCTGGTGGCCAGTGATGACAGCCTGTTGCTTTCGCCGCTTGAGCTGCAACAGGCTCGGACGATTCTCGGCAATCTGCTGCTGGCCTGGCAGGCGGGCATGCGCCAGCCGCTGCCGGTGGCGGTCAAGACCGCCTTTGCCTGGCTCGGGCAGAGCGATCCGGACAAAGCCGGCGCCGCCGCCCGCAAGACTTATGATGGTGACGGCCAGAACAGCGAGGGCGAGCGCCGGGAGACTCCGGCCCTGGCCCGGCAATTTGCCGATTACAACGCGCTGATCGCCGATGAGACGTTCAGCGGCTGGGCCGAAACGCTCTATCGTCCCCTGCTGGACGCTCCCTGGCGTTCCGCCCTCGGCGAGGAGGCTGTGCAATGA
- the recB gene encoding exodeoxyribonuclease V subunit beta, whose translation MSQQAPLALAFPLRGSQLIEASAGTGKTFTISALYLRLVLGHGGESAGFGRELLPPQILVVTFTDAATKELRERIRTRLAEAARFFRDEISAPDSLIVELREQYPAEQWAACANRLDIAAQWMDEAAVSTIHSWCQRMLREHAFDSGSLFTQTLETDHSDLLGQVLRDYWRLFCYPMQGDALNWVRAHWVGPAQLLPRVRALFGSEHREPSAQTPGELIEACLQERREALVQLKAPWRLWAGELRDICLQGVASKSVDGRKLQARFFEPWFEKISAWAEDESVEQLDIGTGFTRLTPDGMSEAWKGEAPQHPALEAMAGLKASLEALPSPDAAVLQHAAQWVGERFEEEKRRRAEMGFDDMLLRLDSALHSDGGERLATLIREQFPVALIDEFQDTDPVQYRIFESIYRIEANDPETGLFLIGDPKQAIYAFRGADIYTYLRARQATTGRLHTLGTNFRSSQAMVSAVNHVFQQAEQRPQGRGAFLFREDDGQNPVPFLAVAAQGRKEHLQVDGQALPALNFWHLPAEQPLSGAQYRQQQAAACASAIVELLNGGQQGRSGFVREQQPLKGLLPADIAILVRDGKEAQAIRAELAARGVRSVYLSDKDSVFAAQEARDLLVWLKACAEPDVERPLRAALASLTLNLSLVELERLNQDELAWEARVMQFRGYRAIWRSQGVLPMLRRLLHDFQLPQALMARSDGERVLTNLLHLSELLQQNAAELDGEQALIRHLAEHLALSGQAAEEQILRLESDEQLVKVVTIHKSKGLEYPLVFLPFICSTKPVDGSRLPLHYHDGAGKPQVSLRPTPELIAQADEERLAEDLRLLYVALTRAQHACWLGVADLKRGNHNSSVLHLSALGYLLGGGARLDESKGLLRWLLDVQQGCDAIGVGELPAADEQRFHPPRNDAALLEPLIPVRRVAENWWIASYSALRISDTLGGGSEAPENPQAQKLFDDERLDPEAPREVAASGGDIHRFPRGPNPGTFLHGLLEWAGEEGFAATPEQIADAIARRCNRRGWQGWIPTLSDWLQHLLQAPLPVGLGQPPVVLGQLTQYRVEMEFWFASHKVDVLKLDQQVRELTHQGAARVTAEPVLLNGMFKGFIDLTFEHQGRYYVADYKSNWLGVDDAAYTEQAMEQSILDNRYDLQYVLYLLALHRQLKARLADYDYDRHIGGALYLFLRGSRSASQGAYFARPPRQLIERLDRMFQGQPEPPKAEPAWEQGVLL comes from the coding sequence ATGAGTCAACAAGCCCCTCTGGCCCTGGCCTTTCCCCTGCGCGGCAGCCAACTGATCGAAGCCAGCGCCGGCACCGGCAAGACCTTCACCATCTCCGCGCTGTACCTGCGCCTGGTGCTGGGCCACGGCGGCGAGTCCGCAGGTTTTGGCCGCGAACTGCTGCCGCCGCAGATTCTGGTGGTGACCTTCACCGACGCTGCGACCAAGGAACTGCGCGAGCGCATCCGTACCCGCCTGGCGGAGGCCGCGCGATTCTTTCGCGACGAAATCAGTGCCCCCGACAGCCTGATCGTCGAGCTGCGCGAGCAATACCCCGCCGAACAGTGGGCCGCCTGCGCCAATCGCCTGGACATCGCCGCGCAATGGATGGACGAGGCCGCCGTCTCTACCATCCACAGCTGGTGTCAACGCATGCTCCGCGAGCACGCCTTCGACAGCGGCAGCCTGTTCACCCAGACCCTGGAAACCGACCACAGCGATCTGTTGGGGCAGGTACTGCGCGATTACTGGCGGCTGTTCTGCTACCCGATGCAGGGCGATGCGCTGAACTGGGTGCGCGCCCACTGGGTTGGCCCGGCCCAACTGCTGCCGCGGGTCCGCGCGCTGTTTGGCAGCGAGCATCGCGAGCCCTCGGCCCAGACGCCCGGCGAGTTGATCGAGGCCTGCCTGCAGGAACGCCGGGAAGCCCTGGTGCAACTCAAGGCACCCTGGCGGCTGTGGGCGGGGGAGTTGCGGGATATCTGCCTGCAAGGCGTGGCCAGCAAGAGCGTCGATGGCCGCAAACTGCAGGCGCGTTTCTTCGAACCCTGGTTTGAAAAGATCAGCGCCTGGGCCGAAGACGAGTCCGTTGAGCAGTTGGACATCGGCACCGGCTTCACCCGCCTGACCCCGGACGGCATGAGCGAGGCCTGGAAGGGAGAGGCGCCACAGCACCCGGCGCTTGAGGCCATGGCCGGGCTCAAGGCCAGCCTCGAGGCGTTGCCCAGCCCCGACGCCGCGGTCCTGCAGCACGCCGCGCAGTGGGTCGGTGAGCGCTTTGAAGAAGAGAAGCGCCGCCGTGCCGAGATGGGCTTCGACGACATGCTGCTGCGTCTGGACAGCGCCCTGCACAGCGATGGCGGCGAGCGCCTGGCGACCCTGATCCGCGAGCAGTTCCCAGTGGCCCTGATTGACGAATTCCAGGACACCGACCCGGTGCAGTACCGGATCTTCGAAAGCATCTACCGCATCGAGGCCAACGATCCCGAGACCGGATTGTTTCTGATCGGCGACCCCAAGCAGGCGATCTACGCCTTCCGTGGCGCCGATATCTACACCTACCTGCGGGCCCGCCAGGCCACCACCGGGCGCCTGCACACGTTGGGCACCAACTTCCGTTCCAGCCAGGCCATGGTCAGCGCGGTCAACCATGTGTTCCAGCAGGCCGAACAGCGTCCGCAGGGGCGCGGGGCCTTTCTGTTTCGCGAAGACGACGGCCAGAACCCGGTGCCGTTCCTGGCGGTGGCGGCCCAGGGGCGCAAGGAGCATCTGCAGGTCGACGGTCAAGCGCTGCCGGCGCTGAACTTCTGGCATCTGCCTGCCGAGCAGCCACTGTCCGGGGCCCAGTATCGTCAGCAGCAGGCGGCGGCGTGTGCCAGTGCGATCGTCGAGCTGCTCAATGGCGGCCAGCAGGGCCGCAGCGGTTTTGTCCGCGAGCAGCAACCCCTCAAGGGGCTGTTGCCGGCGGATATCGCCATCCTGGTCCGCGACGGCAAGGAGGCCCAGGCGATCCGCGCTGAACTGGCCGCCCGCGGGGTGCGCAGCGTGTACCTGTCGGACAAGGATTCGGTGTTCGCCGCCCAGGAAGCCCGGGACCTGCTGGTGTGGCTCAAGGCCTGTGCCGAGCCGGATGTGGAGCGTCCGCTGCGGGCCGCCCTGGCCTCCTTGACCCTGAACCTGTCCCTGGTGGAACTGGAGCGCCTGAACCAGGACGAGCTGGCTTGGGAAGCCCGGGTCATGCAGTTTCGCGGATACCGGGCGATCTGGCGCAGCCAGGGCGTGCTGCCGATGCTGCGCCGCCTGCTTCACGACTTCCAGCTGCCCCAGGCGCTGATGGCCCGCAGCGATGGCGAGCGAGTGCTGACCAACCTGTTGCACCTGTCCGAGCTGTTGCAACAGAACGCCGCGGAACTGGACGGCGAGCAAGCCCTGATCCGCCATCTGGCCGAGCATCTGGCGCTGTCCGGGCAGGCCGCGGAGGAGCAGATCCTGCGCCTGGAAAGCGACGAGCAACTGGTCAAGGTGGTGACCATCCACAAGTCCAAGGGCCTGGAGTATCCCTTGGTGTTCCTGCCCTTTATCTGCTCCACCAAACCGGTGGATGGCAGCCGCCTGCCCCTGCATTACCACGATGGCGCAGGCAAGCCTCAAGTCAGCCTGCGACCGACCCCGGAGCTGATCGCGCAAGCGGACGAAGAGCGCCTGGCAGAGGACCTGCGGCTGCTCTACGTAGCCCTGACCCGAGCCCAGCATGCCTGCTGGCTGGGTGTGGCCGACCTCAAGCGCGGCAATCACAACAGCTCGGTGCTGCACCTCTCGGCCCTGGGCTACCTGCTGGGCGGTGGTGCCCGGCTTGACGAGTCCAAGGGGCTGCTGCGCTGGTTGCTGGATGTGCAGCAAGGCTGTGATGCCATCGGCGTTGGCGAGCTGCCGGCCGCCGACGAGCAGCGTTTTCATCCGCCACGCAATGACGCCGCGCTCCTGGAACCGCTGATCCCGGTTCGTCGTGTGGCGGAGAACTGGTGGATCGCTTCCTACAGCGCCCTGCGCATCAGCGACACCCTGGGCGGCGGCAGCGAAGCCCCGGAAAACCCTCAGGCGCAGAAACTCTTCGATGATGAGCGGCTGGACCCCGAAGCCCCGCGTGAAGTCGCCGCCAGTGGTGGCGATATCCATCGTTTTCCCCGGGGCCCGAACCCCGGCACCTTCCTCCATGGTCTGCTGGAGTGGGCCGGAGAGGAGGGCTTTGCCGCAACCCCGGAGCAGATCGCGGACGCCATCGCCCGCCGTTGCAATCGCCGCGGCTGGCAGGGCTGGATCCCGACCCTCAGCGACTGGCTGCAGCACCTGCTGCAAGCCCCCTTGCCGGTGGGGCTCGGACAGCCGCCGGTGGTGCTGGGACAACTCACCCAGTACCGGGTCGAAATGGAGTTCTGGTTCGCCAGCCACAAGGTCGACGTCCTCAAGCTGGACCAGCAGGTGCGTGAGCTGACCCACCAGGGCGCGGCGCGGGTCACCGCCGAGCCGGTGCTGCTCAACGGCATGTTCAAGGGCTTTATCGACCTGACGTTCGAACATCAGGGCCGCTATTACGTGGCTGACTACAAATCCAACTGGCTGGGCGTGGACGACGCCGCCTACACCGAGCAGGCCATGGAACAATCGATTCTCGACAACCGCTACGACCTGCAATACGTGCTGTACCTGCTGGCCCTGCACCGCCAGCTCAAGGCCCGGCTGGCGGACTACGACTACGACCGGCACATCGGCGGTGCCCTGTACCTGTTCCTGCGCGGCAGTCGCTCGGCGAGCCAGGGCGCGTATTTCGCCCGGCCGCCACGGCAATTGATCGAACGTCTGGACCGCATGTTCCAGGGCCAGCCCGAGCCGCCCAAGGCCGAGCCCGCCTGGGAGCAGGGGGTGCTGCTATGA
- the recD gene encoding exodeoxyribonuclease V subunit alpha, which translates to MTPDLFAPSTEAPDAPFDLAPLTRAQDLLLLLERWVERGWLRSLDKAFVGFLHELDPGCDPLVLMAAALTSHQLGHGHVCLDLFETLKEPDFALSLPPEGDSQSGAPVLPSQVLAGLEGAQWCKVLAGSRLVALAADQGDASRQRPLVLSGKRLYLRRYWAYERRIDNALRQRLALTEATPDNLAARLDGLFGPAKAAGPIDWQKLACALATRGAFSIITGGPGTGKTTTVVRLLALLQGPAVEARKPLRIRLAAPTGKAAARLTESISLQVRSLSVADEVREKIPSEVTTVHRLLGNRPGTRHFRHHAGNRLPLDVLVVDEASMIDLEMMANLLDALPIHARLVLLGDKDQLASVEAGAVLGDLCRDAEAGWYNPQTRAWLEAVSGEQLGASGLQEDTGHQHPLAQQVVMLRHSRRFGEGSGIGQLARWVNQQQADEARRLLAARSHADLYGLSLKGEQDRALERLLLEGHGEGPQGYRHYLNVLRSQRPAADTPLEDRRWTEWARNVLLAFDRFQLLCAVRKGPWGVEGLNLRITQALFKARLIDSDQQWYEGRPVLMTRNDYGLGLMNGDIGIALKLPEAQGQEPGRQVLRVAFPRNDGQGGVRLVLPSRLNDVETVYAMTVHKSQGSEFAHTALILPDALNPVLTKELIYTGITRAKDWFSLIEPRAGVFEEAVRRKVKRLSGLMLELD; encoded by the coding sequence ATGACCCCGGATCTGTTCGCCCCCTCGACCGAGGCGCCGGATGCGCCGTTCGACCTGGCCCCCCTGACCCGTGCCCAGGACCTGCTGCTGTTGCTTGAGCGCTGGGTTGAGCGCGGCTGGCTGCGTTCCCTGGACAAGGCCTTTGTCGGCTTTCTCCATGAGCTGGACCCGGGCTGCGATCCGCTGGTGCTGATGGCCGCGGCCCTGACCAGTCACCAGCTGGGGCATGGGCATGTCTGCCTGGACCTGTTCGAAACCCTCAAGGAGCCGGATTTCGCCCTGTCCCTGCCCCCGGAAGGGGATTCGCAAAGCGGGGCCCCGGTGCTGCCCTCCCAGGTCCTGGCGGGGTTGGAAGGCGCCCAGTGGTGCAAAGTCCTGGCCGGCAGCCGGCTGGTGGCCCTGGCGGCGGATCAGGGGGATGCGTCCCGCCAGCGGCCGTTGGTGCTGTCCGGCAAGCGCCTGTACCTGCGGCGCTACTGGGCCTATGAACGGCGTATCGACAACGCCCTGCGCCAACGCCTGGCGTTGACCGAAGCCACCCCGGACAACCTCGCGGCGCGCCTCGACGGCTTGTTTGGTCCGGCCAAGGCGGCGGGGCCCATCGACTGGCAGAAACTGGCGTGCGCCCTGGCCACCCGCGGCGCCTTCAGCATCATCACCGGCGGCCCCGGCACCGGCAAGACCACCACGGTGGTGCGCTTGCTGGCCCTGCTCCAGGGCCCGGCGGTGGAGGCCCGCAAACCGCTGCGCATTCGTCTGGCGGCGCCCACCGGCAAGGCCGCGGCGCGCCTGACCGAATCCATCAGCCTGCAGGTGCGCTCCCTGTCGGTGGCCGACGAAGTGCGCGAGAAGATCCCCAGCGAGGTGACCACGGTGCACCGTTTGCTGGGCAATCGTCCGGGCACCCGGCATTTCCGCCATCACGCCGGCAACCGCCTGCCTCTGGATGTGCTGGTGGTGGACGAAGCCTCGATGATCGACCTGGAAATGATGGCCAACCTGCTGGACGCCTTGCCTATCCACGCGCGTCTGGTGCTGCTGGGGGACAAGGACCAGTTGGCCTCGGTGGAGGCGGGGGCCGTGCTCGGGGACCTGTGCCGCGATGCCGAGGCCGGCTGGTACAACCCGCAGACGCGCGCCTGGCTGGAAGCGGTCAGCGGTGAACAGCTCGGAGCCAGCGGCTTGCAGGAAGACACCGGGCACCAGCATCCCCTGGCGCAGCAGGTGGTGATGCTGCGTCACTCCCGGCGTTTCGGCGAAGGCAGCGGCATTGGCCAGCTGGCGCGTTGGGTCAATCAGCAACAGGCCGACGAGGCCCGGCGCCTGCTGGCGGCCCGCAGCCATGCCGACCTGTATGGCCTGAGCCTCAAGGGCGAGCAGGATCGGGCGCTGGAGCGTCTGCTGCTGGAGGGCCATGGCGAGGGACCGCAAGGCTACCGGCATTACCTGAATGTGCTGCGCAGTCAGCGTCCCGCCGCCGACACGCCGCTGGAAGACCGGCGCTGGACCGAATGGGCGCGCAATGTGCTGCTGGCCTTTGATCGTTTTCAGTTGCTCTGCGCGGTGCGCAAGGGGCCCTGGGGTGTCGAAGGCCTGAACCTGCGTATCACCCAGGCGCTGTTCAAGGCCCGGCTGATCGACAGCGACCAGCAGTGGTACGAAGGCCGTCCGGTGCTGATGACCCGCAACGACTATGGCCTGGGGCTGATGAACGGCGATATCGGCATCGCCCTGAAACTGCCGGAAGCGCAGGGCCAGGAGCCGGGGCGCCAGGTGCTGCGGGTCGCCTTCCCGCGCAACGATGGCCAGGGCGGTGTGCGTCTGGTACTGCCGAGCCGGCTCAACGACGTGGAGACGGTCTATGCCATGACGGTGCACAAGTCCCAGGGCTCGGAGTTCGCCCATACGGCGCTGATCTTGCCCGATGCCCTGAACCCGGTGCTGACCAAGGAGCTGATCTACACCGGCATCACTCGGGCCAAGGACTGGTTCAGCCTGATCGAGCCCCGCGCCGGGGTCTTCGAAGAGGCGGTGCGGCGCAAGGTCAAGCGCCTCAGCGGGTTGATGCTGGAGCTGGACTGA
- a CDS encoding YfiR family protein: protein MDVAVLRTERSLRWRQFVLSTLLCLFSLCAVAQSEPSTPTSLAEQRAKAVTQVVLGILSYARWPVEPAQLRLCVVGPTEYTDDLLKGTTQATGRPVLVRRLLASSPALASECDSVYVGKLSVEARNRLFNSLIGQPVLSISEGGDQCTVGSLFCLRVSDDQVSFEVNLDSVARSGVKIHPSVLQLSRRRPAAP, encoded by the coding sequence ATGGACGTGGCTGTCTTGAGGACAGAGCGCAGTTTGCGGTGGAGACAGTTTGTACTGTCGACCCTTCTTTGCCTGTTCAGTCTGTGCGCCGTGGCGCAGTCAGAGCCTTCAACCCCGACCAGCCTGGCCGAGCAGCGGGCCAAGGCGGTGACGCAAGTGGTACTGGGTATCCTCAGCTACGCGCGGTGGCCGGTGGAGCCCGCGCAGCTGCGCTTGTGCGTGGTGGGGCCCACCGAATACACCGATGACCTGCTCAAGGGCACGACACAGGCCACCGGCCGCCCGGTGCTGGTGCGCCGGTTGCTGGCCAGCAGTCCGGCCCTGGCCAGCGAGTGCGACTCGGTGTACGTCGGCAAATTGAGCGTTGAAGCGCGCAACCGGTTGTTCAACTCGCTGATCGGCCAGCCCGTGCTGAGCATCAGCGAGGGTGGCGACCAGTGCACCGTGGGCAGCCTGTTCTGCCTGCGGGTCAGCGACGATCAAGTGTCGTTCGAGGTCAATCTGGACTCAGTGGCCCGCAGTGGGGTGAAGATTCATCCCAGCGTGCTGCAATTGTCTCGTCGTCGTCCGGCGGCCCCATGA